Proteins encoded together in one Salmo trutta chromosome 3, fSalTru1.1, whole genome shotgun sequence window:
- the LOC115185533 gene encoding cytochrome P450 2F3-like, whose protein sequence is MEMCSSVVLGGLVLLLLLWLFRLRRQRHVHLPPGPCALPLLGNLHQIDKQAPFKTLTKWSGVYGPVMTVYLGPQRAVVLVGYEAVKEALVDQAEDFTGRAPVPFLVLVTRGYGLAISNGEHWRQLRRFTLTTLRDFGMGRKRMEEWIKEESQHLIDSLDATNAVPFGPHPFLSRTVSNVICSLVFGQRFGYDDDNFLHLLNILSAVLRFGSSPCGQLYNIFPWLMERLPGRQQVVFGQMDELRGFVMKKIHEHQETIDPGNPRDFTDCFLTSLKQEKDVSSSEFHYENLVSTVLDLFLAGTETTSTTLRYAFMLLLKYPDIQEHVQQEIDTVIGRQRIPQMEDRKSLPFTEAVIHEVQRFLDIVPLNLPHYATKNISFRGYTIPQGTVILPMLHSVLRDQNHWATPTTFNPNHFLDQNGNFQKNPAFLAFSAGKRACVGESLARMEIFLFLVSLLQHFSFSCPGGPDSIDLSSEFSSFTNVPHHYQLIATPR, encoded by the coding sequence ATGGAGATGTGTAGTAGCGTGGTGTTGGGAGGCCTGGTGTTGTTGCTTCTACTGTGGTTGTTcaggctgaggagacagagaCATGTCCATCTACCCCCAGGACCCTGCGCCCTGCCGCTGCTAGGCAACTTGCATCAGATTGACAAACAGGCCCCCTTCAAGACCCTCACCAAGTGGAGTGGTGTGTATGGGCCAGTGATGACAGTGTATCTTGGGCCCCAGCGAGCTGTGGTGCTGGTGGGGTACGAGGCAGTCAAGGAGGCTCTGGTGGACCAGGCTGAGGATTTCACAGGACGCGCTCCTGTCCCCTTCCTGGTCCTAGTTACCAGGGGATACGGCCTGGCCATCAGTAATGGGGAGCATTGGCGCCAGCTGCGTCGTTTCACCCTGACCACGCTGAGAGACTTTGGGATGGGCCGTAAGAGGATGGAGGAGTGGATAAAGGAAGAGAGCCAACATCTCATAGACAGTCTAGACGCCACTAACGCCGTGCCCTTCGGTCCTCATCCATTCCTGAGTCGCACCGTGTCCAACGTCATCTGCTCCCTGGTGTTCGGCCAGCGCTTCGGCTATGACGATGACAACTTCCTGCATTTGCTCAACATCCTCTCAGCTGTACTGCGCTTTGGAAGCAGCCCCTGTGGACAGCTGTACAACATCTTCCCCTGGCTGATGGAACGCCTGCCTGGTCGGCAGCAAGTCGTGTTCGGACAGATGGACGAGCTGAGAGGCTTTGTGATGAAAAAGATCCACGAGCACCAGGAGACCATTGACCCAGGCAACCCTAGAGACTTCACAGACTGCTTCCTCACCAGTCTCAAGCAGGAGAAGGATGTGTCCTCCTCTGAGTTCCATTACGAGAACCTGGTGTCCACAGTGTTGGACCTCTTCCTTGCAGGAACAGAGACCACCAGCACCACTCTCAGATACGCCTTCATGCTGCTCCTCAAATACCCCGACATTCAGGAGCACGTTCAGCAGGAGATCGACACAGTGATTGGCCGACAGCGCATCCCTCAGATGGAGGACAGGAAGTCCCTCCCCTTCACAGAAGCCGTCATCCACGAGGTGCAGCGCTTCCTGGACATCGTCCCATTGAACCTCCCGCACTATGCCACCAAGAATATCTCATTCAGAGGGTACACTATCCCTCAGGGCACCGTGATCCTTCCCATGCTGCACTCTGTTCTGAGAGACCAGAACCACTGGGCCACGCCCACAACCTTCAATCCCAATCACTTCCTTGATCAGAACGGAAACTTCCAGAAGAACCCCGCCTTCTTGGCTTTCTCTGCAGGTAAGCGTGCCTGTGTGGGAGAGTCTCTGGCTCGTATGGAGATCTTTCTGTTCCTGGTGTCTCTGCTGCAACATTTCTCCTTCTCCTGCCCTGGAGGACCTGACAGCATTGACCTCAGCTCAGAGTTCAGCAGTTTCACTAATGTGCCGCATCACTATCAGCTCATCGCTACCCCCCGCTGA